In Lentisphaerota bacterium, one DNA window encodes the following:
- a CDS encoding 4Fe-4S dicluster domain-containing protein: protein MAYVITDKCTRCGACKDSCPVEAISEGDPKYVIDPDTCVDCGACTGACPSDAIEPGA from the coding sequence ATGGCCTACGTCATTACCGACAAGTGCACCCGCTGCGGCGCGTGCAAGGACTCCTGCCCGGTTGAAGCGATCAGCGAGGGCGACCCCAAGTATGTGATCGACCCCGACACCTGCGTGGACTGCGGCGCTTGCACGGGCGCCTGCCCGAGCGACGCGATCGAACCCGGCGCGTGA
- a CDS encoding DUF2075 domain-containing protein has product MTEINQTSLLPRAYYSAPITVFLTSTPETVLGVLLANSEMAVEPPQRDAWLQEFAILKDSLQGLDGTLFLEFNIPRMGKRIDAVVVAGAMVFVIEFKVGEKHFTRADLDQVWDYALDLKNFHEASHAVSIMPILVATEAPAGDWGLPPPHEDQVYPPVQSNSQGLRGIIASGLREHPGVPLDGVQWGAASYHPTPTIIEAAQSLYAQHSVDAIARHDAGARNLQVTSTRIEELVEQARASRTKIICFVTGVPGAGKTLVGLNVATKRRDTTRPTHAVFLSGNGPLVAVLREALTRDEVARKRSGGEKVRKGKVYECVKAFIQNVHHFRDEALRETTPPIDHVVIFDEAQRAWNTAQTSAFMHRKKKVQGFTRSEPEFLISYLDRHEDWAVVVCLVGGGQEINTGEAGIGAWLEAINTSFPWWHVYISQELTDSEYAAGQAIDAVRSRPDTHFDGALHLAVSMRSFRAENVSAFVKAVLDCEIERAREAFAKLRQRYPIALTRDIEQAKTWIRQRARGTERFGMVASSEAQRLKPHAIDVRVSIDPVHWFLDDRRDTRSSLYLEDAASQFDIQGLELDWVCVNWDADLRFLGSGWGYHTFRGDRWQSVHKEDRRNYLRNAYRVLLTRARQGMVIFIPPGEESDPTRIPEHYDRTFEYLASLGIPVLA; this is encoded by the coding sequence ATGACGGAGATCAACCAAACTTCGCTCCTGCCACGCGCCTACTACAGCGCGCCGATCACCGTATTTTTGACATCGACCCCGGAAACGGTTCTCGGCGTGCTATTGGCCAACAGCGAGATGGCAGTTGAACCGCCGCAACGGGACGCGTGGCTTCAGGAGTTCGCGATTCTAAAAGATTCGCTCCAGGGACTCGACGGGACACTGTTCCTGGAGTTCAATATCCCACGCATGGGGAAGCGGATTGACGCCGTGGTGGTGGCCGGGGCGATGGTCTTCGTGATCGAGTTCAAGGTCGGCGAGAAGCATTTCACTCGCGCCGATCTGGATCAGGTCTGGGACTACGCTCTGGACCTAAAGAACTTCCACGAGGCCAGCCACGCCGTCTCGATTATGCCGATTCTGGTGGCGACTGAAGCGCCTGCGGGCGATTGGGGCTTGCCGCCGCCGCATGAGGATCAGGTCTATCCGCCTGTACAGTCAAACAGTCAGGGGCTCCGGGGCATCATTGCCTCGGGGTTAAGAGAGCATCCGGGTGTGCCGCTGGATGGAGTTCAGTGGGGTGCGGCGTCATACCATCCCACACCCACGATCATCGAGGCGGCCCAATCGCTCTATGCCCAGCACTCGGTGGATGCCATCGCCCGCCACGATGCTGGCGCCCGGAATCTGCAAGTGACTTCAACCCGAATCGAGGAACTGGTCGAGCAGGCCCGCGCGTCGCGGACCAAGATCATCTGTTTCGTGACGGGCGTGCCGGGGGCGGGCAAGACCCTCGTGGGTCTCAACGTCGCCACAAAGCGGCGGGATACCACACGCCCAACCCACGCGGTCTTCCTGTCCGGCAATGGCCCTCTGGTTGCCGTTCTGCGTGAGGCGCTGACACGCGATGAAGTGGCGCGCAAAAGGTCAGGCGGCGAGAAGGTTCGCAAGGGGAAGGTGTACGAATGCGTCAAGGCGTTCATTCAGAACGTCCACCACTTCCGCGACGAGGCGCTTCGCGAGACGACCCCGCCGATAGATCATGTCGTGATCTTCGACGAGGCGCAAAGGGCGTGGAACACGGCACAGACCTCGGCGTTCATGCACCGGAAGAAGAAGGTGCAGGGCTTTACCCGGTCGGAGCCGGAGTTCCTGATATCGTACCTGGACCGGCACGAGGATTGGGCGGTCGTTGTCTGCTTGGTGGGAGGCGGGCAGGAGATCAACACGGGCGAGGCCGGCATTGGCGCATGGCTCGAAGCCATCAACACGTCGTTCCCCTGGTGGCATGTCTACATCTCACAGGAACTGACGGACAGCGAATACGCCGCCGGACAGGCCATCGACGCCGTGCGATCAAGACCCGACACGCACTTCGATGGCGCGCTCCATCTGGCCGTCTCCATGCGCTCGTTCCGCGCCGAAAACGTGTCGGCGTTCGTCAAGGCTGTGCTGGATTGTGAGATCGAGAGGGCGCGAGAAGCGTTCGCGAAGTTGCGCCAACGTTATCCCATCGCGCTCACCCGTGACATCGAGCAGGCCAAGACCTGGATCCGGCAGCGAGCGCGGGGAACCGAGCGTTTCGGAATGGTCGCATCCTCCGAGGCTCAGCGGCTGAAGCCACACGCTATTGATGTCCGCGTGAGCATTGACCCGGTCCACTGGTTCCTCGACGACAGGCGCGACACGCGTTCGAGTCTTTATCTTGAGGATGCCGCGTCGCAGTTCGACATTCAGGGCCTTGAACTGGACTGGGTCTGCGTGAACTGGGACGCCGACCTCCGGTTCTTGGGATCAGGCTGGGGCTACCACACATTCCGCGGCGATCGGTGGCAGAGCGTGCATAAGGAGGATCGCCGGAACTACCTCCGCAACGCGTACCGCGTTCTTCTCACCCGAGCGCGGCAAGGCATGGTCATCTTCATCCCGCCGGGCGAAGAGAGCGACCCCACGCGCATTCCAGAACACTATGACCGAACCTTTGAGTATCTGGCCAGCCTGGGTATTCCGGTGCTTGCCTGA
- a CDS encoding four helix bundle protein, with translation MAPEPETLIPKHGGYEHTKSWQLADLIYDVTVRFCDRFVDKRSRTHDQMVQAARSGCQNLQEGSMDSAVSRKIEIKLTGIARGSLKELERDFKKFLQHRDLPEWPLRHPALMRFKALQCATLEQFRAWVAAESKLARKGADGHGPARTDTKGAAVAVRGGPCSSVSCAAAFPAVCAANGALSLLNLCIHLIGRQLEAQAAAFEKEGGFTERLYRVRSARRHAP, from the coding sequence ATGGCGCCTGAACCTGAGACACTCATCCCGAAGCATGGCGGCTACGAGCACACGAAGTCCTGGCAGCTCGCCGACCTGATCTACGACGTGACCGTGCGCTTCTGCGACCGCTTTGTGGATAAGCGCAGTCGCACGCACGACCAGATGGTGCAGGCGGCGCGGAGCGGCTGCCAGAACCTGCAGGAAGGCAGTATGGATTCGGCGGTCTCCAGGAAGATCGAAATCAAACTCACCGGCATCGCCCGCGGCAGCCTCAAAGAGCTTGAACGGGACTTCAAGAAATTCCTGCAGCACCGCGACCTGCCCGAATGGCCGCTGCGGCACCCGGCGCTGATGCGCTTCAAGGCGCTGCAATGCGCCACGCTGGAACAGTTCCGGGCGTGGGTGGCAGCGGAGTCGAAGCTGGCCCGGAAGGGCGCGGACGGACACGGACCAGCACGGACGGACACGAAAGGGGCCGCTGTCGCTGTCCGTGGCGGTCCGTGTTCGTCCGTGTCTTGCGCCGCGGCGTTTCCCGCCGTCTGCGCCGCGAACGGCGCACTCTCCCTGCTCAACCTCTGCATTCACCTGATCGGCCGGCAACTGGAGGCGCAGGCCGCCGCTTTCGAGAAGGAAGGCGGTTTCACGGAACGGTTGTATCGTGTGCGCAGCGCCAGAAGACACGCGCCATGA
- a CDS encoding rRNA pseudouridine synthase, with translation MPNTPPHNAPRPAGSDRLQLVLARSGVASRRHAAGIIASGRVTVNGETITEPGFRVNPGSDAILLDGAPLPAVERPRTILLNKPPGVVCSTDTTQGRSVCELVDLPERLVPVGRLDKESEGLLLLSNDGAFIQRMTHPRHGHTKTYEVTVVGRLSAAAVRSLGEPIELDGYLTRPARVRVLSAGDTCHLVAITLSEGRNRQIRHLCARAGFHVVRLVRTAIGGLTAPALKPGAWRALTPADLKRLDA, from the coding sequence ATGCCCAACACTCCTCCGCATAATGCTCCGCGTCCCGCCGGTTCCGACCGCCTCCAGCTCGTCCTCGCCCGCAGCGGCGTGGCCTCGCGCCGTCATGCGGCCGGGATCATCGCCTCAGGCCGGGTCACCGTCAACGGTGAAACAATCACAGAACCGGGCTTCCGTGTCAATCCCGGAAGTGACGCCATCCTTCTGGACGGCGCCCCGCTCCCGGCCGTCGAACGGCCGCGCACCATCCTCCTCAACAAGCCGCCGGGCGTGGTCTGCAGCACCGACACGACGCAGGGGCGGTCGGTCTGCGAGCTGGTGGATCTCCCGGAGCGGCTCGTGCCGGTGGGGCGATTGGACAAGGAGAGCGAGGGGCTGCTGCTCCTCTCCAACGACGGGGCGTTCATCCAGCGGATGACCCACCCGCGCCACGGCCACACCAAGACCTACGAGGTGACCGTGGTGGGCCGGCTCTCCGCCGCCGCCGTCCGCAGCCTCGGCGAGCCGATCGAACTCGACGGCTACCTCACCCGCCCCGCCCGGGTCCGCGTCCTGTCGGCCGGCGACACCTGCCACCTCGTGGCGATCACCCTCTCCGAGGGCCGCAACCGCCAGATCCGCCACCTCTGCGCCCGCGCCGGCTTCCACGTTGTCCGCCTCGTCCGCACCGCGATCGGCGGCCTCACCGCGCCCGCGCTCAAGCCCGGCGCCTGGCGCGCCCTCACCCCCGCCGACCTGAAACGGCTCGACGCCTGA
- the polA gene encoding DNA polymerase I — MGQKLFVIDVMPILYRGHFVFLKNPQLTSTGLNTSALNLFATTVAQILSEHAPSHVALVLDSIMPTFRHQEYPAYKAQRQKTPEDITAAMPMAIELAGALKIPMLRVEGFEADDLMGALAACASREGLETYLVTPDKDIAQLVDATTRLYRPGKAGAGPEILTVDDVCRHWDIASPAQMVDYLGLAGDVADNIPGITGVGEKTAVALLKQFGSLDAVLDGVAAIKGKLAEKVAAGREQALISRRLATIRRDVPLPVTLADLARREPNREALHAVLAKYELLQAGQRLLGGEAVARAPQAEVRTIRDTPHAYTCASGEAEVAALIEELRAAPLWAFDTETTGLEAWETELVGISFSTRAGTGWYLPVSAEPAAREALLARFRPLFEDASKTRIGHNAKFDLTVLRHHGIRVAGTLHDTLLTHYVLDAAERHGLDYLSKQYLGYDPIPITALIGERGPAQITMREVPLEQAAEYAAEDADIALRLHEHLRPLADAAGCARVLQASEEPLIAVLIAMEAEGIRVDPAALKACGRELERDLLELELKIREYAGGGSFNLASPKQMGELLFGQLKLDPDAKRTTSGQYATDEDTLLKLAGKHPIVELILDHRACSKLKSTYVDKLPESIHPQTGRIHTTFSQAMTETGRLSSVNPNLQNIPIRTARGRRVRAAFVPRDAGHVLLSADYSQVELRVMAAMSGDRGMIEAFARGADIHTETAARVHGILPALVTAEMRSQAKMVNFGIIYGISAFGLSQRLGIPRKQAAELIEHYFEQYPGVKTYMDATIAFAREHGYVATHLGRRRWLRDITSRNATSRQAAERNAINTPIQGTAADLIKLAMVRIQHEIEVRRLRARMVLQVHDELVFDVPREEIEAVRTLVTEAMRNALDLGVPLDVEIGVGENWLEAH; from the coding sequence ATGGGGCAGAAACTGTTTGTGATCGACGTCATGCCGATTCTCTATCGGGGGCATTTCGTTTTTCTCAAGAATCCGCAGCTGACCAGCACGGGGCTCAACACCTCGGCCTTGAACCTGTTCGCCACGACCGTCGCGCAGATCCTGTCGGAGCATGCGCCGTCCCATGTGGCGCTCGTGCTCGACTCGATCATGCCGACGTTCCGCCATCAGGAATACCCCGCCTACAAGGCCCAGCGGCAGAAGACGCCCGAGGACATCACTGCGGCCATGCCGATGGCGATCGAGCTGGCCGGGGCGCTGAAGATCCCGATGCTGCGGGTGGAGGGCTTCGAGGCCGACGACCTGATGGGGGCGCTGGCCGCATGCGCCAGCCGCGAAGGACTCGAGACGTATTTGGTCACGCCGGACAAGGACATCGCCCAGTTGGTCGACGCCACCACGCGCCTCTATCGGCCGGGCAAAGCTGGCGCAGGCCCCGAGATCTTGACCGTTGACGATGTGTGCAGGCACTGGGACATCGCCAGTCCGGCGCAGATGGTGGACTACCTGGGACTGGCGGGTGACGTGGCCGACAACATACCCGGCATCACCGGGGTTGGCGAGAAAACGGCTGTGGCGTTGCTCAAGCAATTTGGGTCGCTCGATGCGGTACTGGACGGGGTTGCGGCCATTAAGGGCAAGCTGGCCGAGAAGGTCGCGGCAGGCCGCGAGCAGGCGCTGATCAGCCGGCGGCTGGCCACGATCCGGCGCGATGTGCCGCTGCCGGTGACGCTGGCGGATCTGGCTCGACGCGAACCCAACCGGGAGGCGCTGCACGCTGTCCTGGCGAAATACGAGCTGCTGCAGGCCGGCCAGCGCCTGCTGGGCGGCGAGGCCGTCGCGCGGGCACCCCAGGCGGAGGTCCGCACGATCCGCGATACGCCCCATGCCTACACCTGCGCGAGCGGCGAAGCCGAGGTGGCGGCGTTGATCGAAGAACTCCGCGCGGCGCCGCTGTGGGCCTTCGACACCGAAACCACGGGTTTGGAGGCTTGGGAAACGGAACTGGTCGGCATCTCCTTCTCGACGCGGGCGGGGACGGGTTGGTATCTGCCCGTTTCTGCCGAACCGGCGGCGCGGGAGGCGCTGCTGGCCCGGTTCCGTCCGCTCTTTGAAGATGCATCCAAGACGCGGATCGGCCACAACGCCAAGTTTGATCTCACCGTGCTGCGGCATCACGGCATTCGCGTGGCTGGCACGCTGCACGACACGCTGCTGACGCATTACGTGCTTGACGCGGCCGAGCGGCACGGGCTGGACTACCTCTCCAAGCAATACCTCGGCTACGATCCCATTCCGATCACGGCGCTGATTGGCGAGCGCGGCCCCGCGCAGATCACGATGCGCGAGGTGCCTCTGGAACAGGCGGCGGAGTATGCGGCCGAGGACGCCGACATTGCCCTGCGGTTGCATGAGCATTTGCGGCCTCTGGCCGACGCGGCGGGGTGCGCGCGGGTGTTGCAGGCGAGCGAGGAGCCGCTGATTGCGGTATTGATCGCGATGGAGGCCGAGGGTATCCGCGTCGATCCCGCCGCCCTCAAGGCCTGCGGCCGTGAACTGGAGCGCGATCTGCTGGAACTGGAGCTGAAGATCCGCGAGTATGCGGGCGGCGGCAGCTTCAACCTCGCCTCTCCCAAGCAAATGGGCGAACTGCTGTTTGGCCAGCTCAAGCTCGACCCCGACGCCAAGCGGACCACATCGGGGCAATATGCGACCGACGAGGACACCCTGCTCAAGCTGGCGGGGAAGCATCCGATCGTGGAGCTCATTCTCGATCACCGCGCCTGCAGCAAGCTGAAGAGCACCTATGTCGACAAGCTTCCCGAAAGCATCCATCCACAAACCGGGCGCATCCATACCACCTTCAGTCAGGCGATGACTGAGACCGGACGGCTCTCGTCGGTGAACCCCAACCTGCAAAACATCCCGATTCGCACGGCGCGGGGGCGGCGCGTGCGAGCCGCGTTTGTGCCGCGGGACGCCGGGCACGTGCTGCTCTCGGCCGACTACTCGCAGGTCGAACTGCGGGTGATGGCGGCGATGAGCGGCGACCGCGGGATGATCGAGGCGTTTGCGCGGGGGGCCGACATCCACACCGAGACCGCCGCGCGGGTGCATGGCATCCTGCCGGCGCTCGTGACGGCCGAGATGCGGTCACAGGCCAAGATGGTCAACTTCGGCATCATCTACGGAATCAGCGCCTTTGGTCTGTCGCAGCGGCTGGGCATCCCGCGCAAGCAGGCCGCCGAGTTGATCGAGCACTATTTCGAGCAGTATCCCGGCGTCAAGACCTACATGGACGCCACCATCGCCTTTGCGCGCGAGCACGGCTATGTTGCGACGCATCTCGGCCGCCGCCGCTGGCTGCGCGACATCACCTCGCGCAATGCGACGTCGCGTCAGGCGGCCGAGCGCAACGCGATCAACACGCCGATCCAGGGGACGGCGGCCGACCTGATCAAGCTGGCGATGGTGCGGATTCAGCACGAGATCGAAGTCCGCCGGTTGCGGGCTCGAATGGTGCTTCAGGTCCATGATGAGCTGGTTTTCGACGTGCCGCGCGAGGAGATTGAGGCGGTCCGGACGCTCGTCACGGAGGCGATGCGCAACGCCCTCGACCTCGGCGTGCCGCTCGATGTCGAGATCGGCGTCGGAGAAAACTGGCTGGAAGCGCATTGA
- a CDS encoding rubredoxin, whose amino-acid sequence MKKYVCNVCGYVYDPLTGDPDHGVAPGTAFPDIPSDWTCPECGVGKDDFSIQE is encoded by the coding sequence ATGAAGAAGTATGTGTGCAATGTGTGCGGCTATGTGTATGACCCCCTCACGGGCGATCCGGACCACGGCGTGGCTCCCGGAACGGCTTTTCCAGATATTCCCAGCGACTGGACCTGCCCCGAATGCGGTGTTGGCAAGGATGACTTTTCAATTCAGGAGTAG
- a CDS encoding class I SAM-dependent RNA methyltransferase — MDIGQQVDLEITSLVYRGNGLARKDGLVVFVPHVAPGERVTAEIVRVRKNYAEARLVAVYASSPDRISPCCIRSDGTSVPGCVYDHLAYPAEVAVKNGQLLDMLRRLPGCAGVEADPPFASPLSLHYRNKIVLHARRPRGTPAETLGEPPILGYLAEDNRTVIDIPQCPLARAPINEALARFRDGPSFRQLAHGDDVTFRWTSADGVKSWVGRPPKDLTLTETSPAGPLTVPADGFYQVNPEVGYALVRQIAEWYAAARPGVCDVLDLYCGVGVFGLACAAVGARNLLGVESGRGAVAAAQANAAALNLAGAFHCVSVAQAASQRFGGIDCAQAVVIADPPRDGFEPKVAAALVRASPARIFYVSCDPATLCRDLKTLLAGGYRISGVRMFDMFPRTAHFESAVALTRAPACG; from the coding sequence ATGGATATCGGGCAGCAGGTTGACTTGGAGATCACCTCGTTGGTTTACCGTGGAAACGGGCTGGCCCGCAAGGATGGCTTGGTTGTTTTTGTCCCGCATGTTGCGCCTGGTGAACGTGTCACGGCCGAGATCGTGCGGGTGCGCAAAAATTACGCCGAGGCGCGCCTGGTGGCGGTGTACGCATCGTCTCCCGACCGCATTTCGCCCTGCTGCATCCGTTCCGACGGCACATCGGTGCCCGGTTGCGTGTACGACCATCTCGCCTATCCGGCCGAGGTGGCGGTCAAGAACGGGCAGTTGCTTGATATGCTGCGGCGGCTGCCCGGGTGCGCTGGGGTGGAGGCCGATCCGCCCTTTGCCTCGCCGCTGTCGCTCCATTACCGCAACAAGATCGTGCTGCACGCGCGGCGGCCGCGAGGGACGCCTGCCGAGACTCTGGGCGAGCCGCCGATTCTCGGTTATCTGGCGGAGGACAATCGGACGGTGATCGACATCCCGCAGTGTCCGCTCGCCCGCGCGCCGATCAACGAGGCGCTGGCGCGCTTCCGAGACGGCCCGTCGTTCCGGCAACTGGCGCATGGCGATGACGTGACCTTCCGGTGGACATCGGCGGACGGTGTCAAGTCCTGGGTCGGGCGTCCGCCCAAAGATCTGACGCTCACCGAGACGAGCCCGGCGGGGCCGCTGACGGTTCCCGCCGACGGGTTCTACCAGGTCAATCCCGAGGTCGGCTATGCGCTCGTCCGCCAGATCGCCGAGTGGTATGCGGCGGCGCGGCCCGGGGTGTGCGACGTGCTCGACCTGTATTGCGGCGTCGGGGTGTTCGGACTGGCGTGCGCCGCCGTGGGCGCGCGGAACCTGCTCGGCGTCGAGTCGGGTCGGGGCGCCGTCGCTGCAGCGCAGGCCAATGCGGCCGCGCTGAATCTCGCGGGCGCATTCCATTGCGTGTCGGTGGCGCAGGCCGCCAGCCAGCGATTTGGCGGGATTGACTGTGCGCAGGCCGTGGTGATTGCCGACCCACCGCGGGACGGATTCGAGCCCAAGGTTGCCGCCGCGCTGGTGCGGGCAAGCCCGGCGCGCATCTTCTACGTCTCGTGCGACCCGGCCACCCTGTGCCGGGATTTGAAGACGCTGCTGGCCGGCGGCTACCGGATATCCGGCGTCCGGATGTTCGACATGTTCCCGCGGACCGCGCACTTTGAATCGGCTGTGGCGCTGACGCGCGCGCCAGCCTGTGGATGA
- a CDS encoding glycosyltransferase family 4 protein, whose amino-acid sequence MRILFDARTATRHFPGVSRYVCCLTEALLRKLAPEDRLIVLVPPNRRLRLPESRRLIRRRSLTGALSPFGGGHMSRQISRGHPDLLHAPFPLTPLITRKPLVVTVHDLVALNRPGAGALAAKLAWWTIGRFMLARADRIIAVSQAVADACGKRFGPAVAAKIAVVRHGVDPHFRPVSAAERKAFCERHMIPDRYFLYVGSDRPHKNIGVLLQMLATSHETAMLPLVIAGLQSDTAGLRGEVARLRLDGRVFWIGEVPEAEMPALYGAARVLLFPSVDEGFGLPVLEAMACGTPVIGSAIPSVREVGGIAVCGVHPLDAVEWRKAAYLMVASHDWHEQARQRGLARASEFTWGRAADETLAVYRACLGRSARQTGLACSDP is encoded by the coding sequence ATGCGTATTTTGTTTGATGCCCGCACCGCCACGCGCCATTTTCCAGGAGTGAGCCGCTACGTGTGCTGTCTGACGGAGGCCCTGCTCCGCAAGCTTGCGCCGGAGGACCGGCTGATCGTGCTGGTGCCGCCCAACCGGCGCTTGCGGCTGCCCGAGAGTCGGCGGCTGATCCGCCGCCGCTCGCTGACCGGCGCGCTTTCGCCGTTTGGCGGCGGGCACATGTCGCGTCAGATCAGTCGCGGACATCCGGACCTGCTTCACGCCCCGTTTCCGCTCACGCCGTTGATCACGCGGAAGCCTCTGGTCGTGACGGTGCATGATCTCGTGGCGCTGAACCGTCCGGGCGCCGGGGCGCTGGCCGCCAAATTGGCCTGGTGGACGATCGGGCGCTTCATGCTCGCGCGCGCCGACCGGATCATCGCCGTTTCGCAAGCCGTCGCCGATGCGTGCGGCAAGCGTTTCGGTCCGGCTGTGGCGGCCAAGATAGCGGTTGTGCGTCATGGCGTGGACCCCCATTTCCGGCCCGTTTCTGCGGCGGAACGGAAGGCGTTCTGCGAGCGCCACATGATCCCGGATCGCTATTTTCTTTACGTCGGCAGCGACCGCCCCCATAAGAACATCGGCGTCCTGTTGCAGATGCTCGCCACGTCGCACGAGACGGCGATGCTGCCGCTGGTAATCGCCGGTCTGCAGTCCGACACCGCCGGGTTGCGTGGGGAGGTGGCGCGGCTACGGCTGGACGGCCGGGTCTTCTGGATTGGGGAAGTGCCCGAGGCGGAAATGCCCGCCCTTTACGGCGCGGCCCGCGTGCTGCTTTTTCCCAGCGTGGACGAAGGTTTCGGGCTGCCCGTGCTCGAAGCCATGGCGTGCGGGACGCCGGTGATCGGATCGGCGATTCCGTCCGTGCGCGAAGTGGGGGGGATCGCGGTGTGCGGGGTACACCCGTTGGACGCGGTCGAATGGCGCAAGGCGGCCTATCTGATGGTTGCCTCGCACGACTGGCACGAACAGGCGCGACAGCGCGGGCTGGCGCGTGCGTCCGAATTCACGTGGGGGCGGGCGGCTGACGAAACCCTCGCCGTCTACCGCGCCTGTTTGGGGCGATCGGCCAGGCAGACAGGTCTGGCATGCTCCGATCCCTGA
- the tilS gene encoding tRNA lysidine(34) synthetase TilS has product MHRMTSRKRESGSDVPERVAAALNAGSLLEGVRRLGVAVSGGADSVALLHLLAPVCRRRRIALVALHLNHGLRGAASDGDAAFVRALGAKLGITCVVGRVCGLDGTRPKRRGACQSLEMAARAARQAFFRRAAGRHRLDAVAVAHHRDDVAETVLLRLMRGSGAAGLSGMRPKSMADGLVVIRPLAGIAREDLRAWLRLHHVVWRDDASNSDTSIPRNRVRRSVLPLLEEAYGSAVVGGLARSADLLREDDAALDALAAVAQTSACVGTGLSADRLMPLQAALRRRVVHRWLLDRGGAEAATFETVRRVLENVTAGSRRWRLTAGGGVRIGCRDGVVSSDADAPVTVKLGPRFLRRNGTVRVGDLRVTVGPAVGIVREGGPVGRLPAQCTISAEVVCGKRLSVRGRRPGDRIAPLGLTGSRKVQDVLTDAKIPAGRRDTVPLLVCGGEVVWIPGYRVAARFAVPSPTAPALLITMA; this is encoded by the coding sequence ATGCATCGCATGACTAGTCGCAAGAGAGAGTCGGGCTCGGATGTGCCAGAACGCGTGGCTGCGGCGCTCAACGCGGGCAGCCTGCTGGAGGGGGTGCGCCGGCTCGGGGTGGCGGTGTCGGGTGGCGCCGACTCCGTGGCGTTGCTGCATCTGCTGGCTCCGGTGTGCCGTCGGCGGCGCATTGCACTGGTGGCGCTCCACCTGAATCATGGGTTGCGCGGTGCGGCTTCGGATGGTGACGCGGCGTTTGTGCGGGCGTTGGGCGCCAAGTTGGGCATTACCTGTGTGGTCGGGCGTGTGTGCGGGCTGGATGGCACGCGCCCGAAGCGGCGCGGGGCGTGTCAGTCGCTCGAGATGGCGGCCCGTGCGGCGCGGCAGGCGTTCTTTCGGCGGGCGGCAGGCAGGCATCGGCTCGATGCGGTCGCCGTCGCGCATCATCGCGACGACGTGGCCGAGACGGTGTTGCTGCGACTGATGCGGGGCTCCGGAGCGGCCGGGCTGTCGGGGATGCGGCCGAAATCGATGGCGGACGGGCTGGTGGTGATCCGTCCGCTCGCGGGCATTGCCCGCGAGGATTTGCGCGCGTGGCTGAGGCTTCATCACGTGGTCTGGCGCGACGACGCGAGCAACAGCGACACCTCCATTCCGCGCAACCGCGTGCGGCGGTCGGTGTTGCCGCTTCTGGAAGAGGCGTATGGATCCGCAGTCGTCGGTGGGCTTGCCCGGTCGGCGGATTTGTTGCGCGAAGACGATGCGGCGCTGGATGCGCTGGCGGCCGTAGCCCAGACGTCGGCGTGCGTCGGGACAGGATTGAGCGCCGACCGGCTGATGCCGCTGCAAGCGGCGCTGCGCCGGCGGGTGGTGCACCGGTGGCTGCTGGATCGCGGCGGCGCGGAGGCCGCCACATTCGAAACGGTGCGCCGCGTGCTGGAGAATGTCACCGCAGGAAGCCGCCGTTGGCGGCTCACGGCTGGCGGTGGCGTTCGGATCGGCTGTCGGGATGGGGTGGTGTCGTCCGATGCCGACGCCCCGGTGACGGTTAAGCTGGGCCCTCGATTTCTGCGTCGAAACGGCACGGTCAGGGTGGGTGATCTGCGTGTGACAGTGGGGCCGGCGGTTGGCATTGTGCGGGAAGGCGGGCCGGTGGGGCGCTTGCCCGCGCAGTGTACGATCAGCGCCGAAGTGGTGTGCGGCAAGCGGCTGTCGGTGCGCGGCCGCAGGCCGGGTGACCGGATCGCTCCGCTCGGACTGACCGGAAGCCGCAAGGTTCAGGATGTGCTGACCGACGCAAAGATTCCGGCCGGACGGCGCGACACGGTGCCCCTGCTCGTCTGCGGTGGCGAAGTGGTCTGGATTCCGGGCTACCGCGTCGCCGCGCGATTCGCCGTACCCAGCCCCACCGCCCCCGCGCTGCTGATCACTATGGCGTGA